A window from Ignavibacteriota bacterium encodes these proteins:
- a CDS encoding S41 family peptidase — protein MSKNIYKFFAVLLIIILGGFINSDSDIYFKMSKAIDIYGRVYKEVTLNYVDEVKPEEFMLQGIQGMLEALDPYTVYIDEKHQKDIELITKGKYGGIGATVGLYNDKITIVDLIEGYSAQRQGIRIGDVIKKVDSINITKENYDELGNYLKREPGTEISLTIEREGVKGEIIFNLVSEEIEIKNLTYYGFVPENSNNVYLKLSSFSRSAGDEIRKALHELKIQKDINSVILDLRGNPGGLLDAAIDVSEKFLIKGQKVVSIKGRDELKEQIFNAQEEPIAGKSKLILLVDNGSASASEIVAGAIQDHDRGIIIGTKSYGKGLVQTVIPLSFNTSLKMTTARYYTPSGRCIQEIDYSQEKELFTENVDKDSTIYFTDNKREVYSKGGIVPDSIVTNSSESHLVRSLLAKGMFFKFATNFFNTSANGNLKNENDDLFNSFLKYLEKEDFNYQTQSEILISELKESIKKEGYNSNLIDEVSKLDLKFDDVKKKELNKYKTDIISEIKQELAARNDGRKGRITESLKYDNQFATAIEIINKNKVFNSLLNSKN, from the coding sequence ATGAGTAAAAATATCTATAAATTTTTTGCTGTGTTGTTAATTATAATTTTGGGCGGATTTATAAACAGCGATTCGGATATTTATTTTAAAATGTCTAAAGCAATTGATATTTACGGAAGAGTATATAAAGAAGTTACACTAAATTATGTTGATGAAGTAAAACCTGAAGAATTTATGCTGCAAGGAATACAAGGAATGCTTGAAGCTTTGGATCCTTATACAGTTTATATAGATGAAAAACATCAAAAAGATATTGAACTTATTACAAAAGGGAAATACGGCGGAATTGGTGCAACCGTTGGTTTGTACAATGATAAAATTACAATAGTGGATTTGATTGAAGGATATTCAGCTCAGCGTCAAGGAATTAGAATTGGCGATGTTATTAAAAAAGTAGATTCAATAAATATTACTAAAGAAAATTATGATGAATTGGGTAATTATTTAAAACGTGAGCCCGGAACGGAAATTTCCCTAACAATTGAAAGAGAAGGTGTAAAAGGTGAAATTATTTTTAACTTGGTAAGTGAAGAAATTGAAATAAAAAATTTAACTTATTATGGATTTGTACCTGAAAACAGTAATAATGTTTATTTAAAGTTAAGCAGTTTTTCACGTAGTGCCGGAGATGAAATAAGAAAAGCATTACACGAGTTGAAAATTCAAAAAGATATAAATTCTGTAATTCTTGATCTTAGAGGAAACCCCGGCGGATTGCTTGATGCGGCAATTGATGTAAGTGAAAAATTTCTAATAAAAGGACAAAAAGTTGTTTCAATAAAAGGTCGTGATGAATTAAAAGAACAAATTTTTAATGCCCAAGAAGAACCAATTGCGGGAAAATCAAAATTAATTTTGCTTGTTGATAATGGTTCTGCATCTGCATCAGAAATTGTTGCCGGTGCAATTCAAGATCATGATCGTGGAATTATTATTGGTACAAAATCTTACGGAAAAGGTTTGGTTCAAACTGTAATTCCTTTATCATTTAATACATCTTTAAAAATGACGACTGCAAGATATTACACACCAAGCGGAAGATGTATTCAAGAAATTGATTACTCGCAAGAAAAAGAATTGTTTACTGAAAATGTTGATAAAGATAGCACAATTTATTTTACGGATAATAAAAGAGAAGTTTATTCTAAAGGTGGAATTGTGCCTGATTCTATTGTTACAAATTCATCAGAATCTCATTTAGTCAGAAGTTTATTGGCTAAAGGAATGTTTTTTAAATTTGCCACAAACTTTTTTAATACTTCGGCAAACGGAAATTTGAAAAATGAAAATGATGATTTATTTAATTCATTTTTAAAATATTTGGAAAAAGAAGATTTTAATTATCAAACTCAGTCAGAAATTTTGATTTCTGAATTGAAAGAATCAATTAAGAAAGAAGGTTATAATTCAAATTTGATAGATGAAGTTTCAAAATTGGATTTGAAATTTGACGATGTAAAAAAGAAAGAATTAAATAAATATAAAACGGATATAATTTCTGAAATTAAACAAGAACTTGCCGCAAGAAACGATGGAAGAAAAGGCAGAATAACCGAATCTCTTAAATATGATAATCAGTTTGCAACTGCAATAGAAATAATAAATAAAAATAAAGTTTTTAATTCTTTGTTAAATTCAAAAAATTAA
- the htpG gene encoding molecular chaperone HtpG, translating into MSETQVKETLEFKAEVKQLLDILVHSLYTHKEIFLRELISNASDAMDKLRFESNKGTDIADSNLELEINISANKDKKIITISDTGIGMTHDEIIQNIGTIAKSGTSDFLKILKENKEDSSNIIGRFGIGFYSVFMVAKEVVIKTKSFKKDEPAMKWISDGLGTYSISEFDEPFKRGTTIEVHLKDEMDEFLEKYRLDSIVKKHSSFISFPIKVENERVNTVSALWREPKTNIKPEQYTEFYKFLTYDQDEPLTTIHRTVDAPIQFTSLLFMPKRNMDIWGYNREEYGLDLYVRRVLIQHQNKDLLPEYLNFVKGVVDSEDLPLNISRETLQENIIFTKIAGSVTTQILSHLQTLSEKEEDKFKTFWKEHGKTFKMGYMDFPNHEKFSKLLRFNTSVSKDADELFSLDQYVERMKKDQKEIYYLAGNSRESIMLDPQLEIFKTKGIEVLYLYDPMDEFVMDSLRKYKDFELKSTEQADVKKLNKLDDVEENKKDKVEELTKDDKKHFSSLMKRMKDILGDRIKDVKESDRLTGSPIVLVNPEGGMTSTMQKLMNITGKTSTVPQKVMEVNKDHKLIRNLLKVYKANDKDEYIITVVEQLYESSLLLEGFLYDPHKLVNRVNSLLENSSDWYTNVNKL; encoded by the coding sequence ATGTCTGAAACACAAGTAAAAGAAACACTTGAATTTAAAGCCGAGGTGAAACAACTTTTAGATATTTTAGTTCACTCGCTTTATACACACAAAGAAATATTCTTACGTGAATTAATTTCCAACGCTTCCGATGCAATGGATAAATTACGGTTTGAATCGAATAAAGGAACGGATATTGCTGATAGCAATCTGGAATTGGAAATTAATATTTCTGCAAATAAGGATAAAAAAATTATTACAATTTCCGATACGGGAATTGGAATGACGCATGATGAGATTATCCAAAATATCGGCACAATCGCAAAATCGGGAACTTCAGATTTTCTAAAAATACTTAAGGAAAATAAAGAAGATTCCAGCAATATTATTGGAAGATTTGGAATTGGATTCTATTCCGTATTTATGGTTGCTAAAGAAGTTGTTATCAAAACAAAATCTTTTAAAAAAGACGAACCGGCGATGAAATGGATTTCTGATGGTTTGGGAACTTATTCAATTTCCGAATTTGATGAACCATTTAAAAGAGGTACAACAATTGAAGTTCATTTAAAAGATGAAATGGATGAATTTTTAGAAAAATACAGATTGGATTCAATCGTAAAAAAACATTCAAGTTTTATAAGTTTTCCAATCAAAGTTGAAAACGAAAGAGTAAATACAGTTTCTGCTTTGTGGCGAGAACCAAAAACAAATATTAAACCGGAACAATACACCGAGTTTTACAAATTTTTAACTTATGATCAAGATGAACCTTTAACAACAATTCACAGAACAGTTGATGCGCCGATTCAATTTACAAGTTTGTTATTCATGCCCAAAAGGAATATGGATATTTGGGGTTACAATCGTGAAGAATACGGTTTAGATCTTTATGTTCGCCGTGTATTAATTCAGCATCAAAATAAAGATTTATTACCGGAATATTTAAACTTTGTTAAAGGTGTTGTTGATTCTGAAGATTTGCCTTTAAATATTTCCAGAGAAACTTTGCAAGAAAATATTATTTTCACAAAAATTGCCGGAAGTGTGACAACACAAATTTTATCACATCTTCAAACTTTGTCTGAAAAAGAAGAAGACAAATTCAAAACATTTTGGAAAGAACACGGCAAAACTTTTAAAATGGGATATATGGATTTTCCAAATCATGAAAAATTCAGCAAACTTTTAAGATTTAATACTTCTGTTTCTAAAGATGCAGATGAACTTTTCAGCTTGGATCAATATGTTGAGAGAATGAAAAAAGATCAAAAGGAAATTTATTACTTAGCTGGAAATTCAAGAGAATCAATTATGCTGGATCCTCAATTGGAAATTTTCAAAACAAAAGGAATTGAAGTTTTGTATTTGTATGATCCGATGGACGAATTTGTAATGGATTCTTTGAGAAAGTATAAAGACTTTGAGCTTAAATCAACTGAACAAGCAGATGTGAAAAAGTTAAATAAATTAGATGATGTTGAAGAAAATAAAAAAGATAAAGTTGAGGAACTTACCAAAGATGATAAAAAACATTTTTCAAGTTTGATGAAAAGAATGAAAGATATTTTAGGCGATAGAATTAAAGACGTAAAAGAATCCGATAGATTAACCGGAAGCCCAATTGTACTTGTAAATCCTGAAGGTGGAATGACATCAACAATGCAAAAATTGATGAATATTACCGGAAAAACATCCACGGTTCCGCAAAAAGTTATGGAAGTAAATAAAGATCATAAACTTATTAGAAATTTGCTAAAAGTATACAAGGCAAATGACAAAGATGAATATATTATAACAGTTGTTGAGCAGCTTTATGAATCTTCACTTTTACTTGAAGGATTTTTATACGATCCGCATAAACTTGTAAATAGAGTAAATTCTCTTTTGGAAAACTCAAGCGATTGGTATACAAACGTTAACAAACTCTAA
- a CDS encoding phosphatase PAP2 family protein, translated as MLMLDLIIIEYLNQFSQQSLFFDKFIVFLSNNNLLKGGILSFAIWWAWFFNRNSNFGNRILVISNLVGSFIAMATARILAVILPFRHRPIHDDELSFEVPHGMNAFLLEGWSSMPSDHAVLYFTLASGLFFISRIVGFFAIIYTAIIISFPRIYLGLHYPSDIFVGAIIGIAFSYISYKYFVNSKFVKKIFQLSLIKPYIFYPILFLFTYQIADLFDGIRAIGNGFNFFLIVCGEF; from the coding sequence ATGTTAATGTTAGATTTAATAATCATAGAATATTTAAATCAATTTTCACAGCAGTCCTTATTTTTTGATAAATTCATTGTATTTCTTTCAAACAATAATTTATTAAAAGGCGGCATTTTATCTTTTGCAATTTGGTGGGCATGGTTTTTTAATCGAAATTCAAATTTTGGAAACAGAATTTTGGTAATTTCAAATTTAGTAGGAAGTTTTATCGCAATGGCAACAGCAAGAATTTTAGCTGTTATTCTTCCTTTCAGACATAGACCAATTCATGATGACGAACTTAGTTTTGAAGTTCCTCACGGAATGAACGCATTTTTATTGGAAGGCTGGAGTTCAATGCCGAGCGATCATGCGGTTTTATATTTTACTTTGGCATCCGGATTATTTTTTATTTCACGAATTGTTGGATTTTTCGCAATAATTTATACAGCAATTATTATTTCTTTTCCAAGAATTTATTTAGGATTACATTATCCATCGGATATTTTTGTCGGTGCAATTATCGGAATTGCATTTAGTTATATTTCATACAAATATTTTGTTAATTCAAAATTTGTTAAGAAAATATTTCAACTATCTTTAATTAAGCCGTATATTTTTTATCCTATATTATTTCTCTTCACTTATCAAATTGCTGATTTGTTTGACGGAATTCGGGCGATTGGAAATGGGTTTAATTTTTTTTTAATTGTTTGTGGTGAATTTTAA
- a CDS encoding polysaccharide deacetylase family protein, whose amino-acid sequence MNASISLDLDNQWAYMKVHGDAGWENYPSYLNKFLPHGLEMLKKYNLKITFFIVGRDADDEKNSDAISEISKYGHEVGNHSYNHEAWFHLYNRNEILDELNKTEEAIEKVTSLKPIGFRGPGFSRSKLLFEILKEKKYLYDASTLPTWIGPLARTYYFRQSNLTKEERKTREGLFGSFSDGFKTIKPFKWNLGNNSELLEIPVSTIPILKVPFHFSYLHYLAKVNVGLMNSYLQTAISLCKLTNTEPSFLLHPLDLIGCDLIPELNFFPGMDLSSSYKAELFDIVMEKMTSNFNLVCMSEHANEILKRKNLPIKIV is encoded by the coding sequence ATGAACGCAAGTATTTCACTCGATTTGGATAATCAATGGGCTTATATGAAAGTTCATGGCGATGCCGGTTGGGAAAATTATCCTTCCTATTTAAATAAATTTCTTCCCCACGGATTGGAAATGTTGAAGAAATATAATTTAAAAATTACATTTTTTATTGTTGGTAGAGATGCTGATGATGAAAAAAATTCTGATGCAATAAGTGAAATTTCAAAATACGGGCACGAAGTTGGAAATCATTCATATAACCATGAAGCTTGGTTTCATCTTTATAATAGAAATGAAATTTTGGATGAATTAAATAAAACCGAAGAAGCAATTGAAAAAGTTACGAGTTTAAAACCAATTGGTTTTAGAGGTCCGGGTTTTAGCAGAAGTAAATTATTATTTGAAATTCTGAAAGAAAAAAAATATTTATATGATGCTTCAACTTTGCCAACGTGGATTGGTCCGCTTGCAAGAACATATTATTTCCGTCAATCGAATCTAACAAAAGAAGAAAGAAAAACCCGCGAAGGTTTATTCGGATCTTTTTCCGATGGATTTAAAACTATAAAACCATTTAAATGGAATTTGGGAAATAATTCAGAATTATTGGAAATTCCAGTTAGTACAATTCCAATTTTAAAAGTTCCATTTCATTTTAGTTATTTACATTATTTGGCAAAAGTTAATGTGGGCTTAATGAATTCGTATTTGCAGACTGCAATTTCGCTTTGCAAATTAACAAATACAGAACCAAGTTTTTTACTTCATCCGCTTGATTTAATTGGCTGTGATTTAATTCCAGAACTAAACTTTTTTCCGGGAATGGATTTATCAAGCAGTTATAAAGCTGAATTATTTGATATTGTTATGGAAAAAATGACTTCCAATTTTAACTTAGTTTGTATGAGCGAACATGCAAATGAAATTTTAAAAAGAAAAAATTTGCCAATTAAGATA